From Paenibacillus sp. FSL H8-0537:
CATTGCTTAATGCGCTATAGGCAGCAAATAAAACGTAGCTTAACGCTTCCGGCCGATGAATAACAATCGTTTCTTTCCCATGTCCCATAGCATCCCCATCCAGTTGAATGTACGGTGCAGTATGTGGTGATCCCAAATTGCGATAATAGATTTTGCCAACCTGCTTGTCCTTTGTTACATAAAAACAATACAAATCCAAATCCTTATCCGTTTGCCATTCTAGAGTCGCCGTAACCTTGGATGACTTTTGAATGTTAATGCTTTCTTTCTTCTTGAGCTCCACTTTTAGCAGTTGGTGCGGCTTGGCCGGGGAAACAGCGGGTTCAGCAGCAGCAGCCACTTCCGCATGTGATTCGCTGTATACTTTGAGTCCAAAGCTGCTAACAAGAGCGGCGAGCCCTCCCTCAAACCCGCTTCCGACGGCACTAAACTTCCACTCTCCTTTATGGAGATAAAATTCGCCAACAACGATAGCTGTTTCTTTGCTAAGGCCTTCTCCGAGGTTGAATCTACCTATCTCCTCGCCGTTGATTGGGTTATAGATTCGCCCGACGGCGCTGCGAACTTGCGAAAAGGCTTGACCGTGCGATTCCCCATCATGAATAGTGAGTGTTACCGCGATTTTATGTATATCACTCGGTACCTTGCCTACCGAAATTTTTATAAGCTCTCGATCTCCATTCGCCGGACCTGAGTGTGCAACGGCATGCTGCCGGCTGAACGGTTGATTATAGAAGATCATATCTTCATCCTTGGCACATACACCTGCTTGATTTAAGAGGAAAGCTGATGCATTTATATCGATTGCTGGATCTGCGGTCTGCCAAGAAAGCCCCATTACAATATCGGAAATCCCGCGACCTTTTGTAACATCGATTTTTTGACCTTTTGCTAGGATCATCAACAACCGCTCCTTATCGATCTCCAATTTTACAAAATGACACATTTTTAGTATATCATACGAATCAAAGTCTATAGGCAAATAACCAGAACACAAAAAGAATAAGAACAGGATTGACATTCCGTCAAGAAGTAACTATTATGGTTACAACGGTGGTGATAACAATGAAGCAATTCAGCAGCCGCTTCTCGATGGGAGTCCATATTCTGACGTTGATTGCTGTTATGCCGGGAGATTGCACTGGGGATATGATTGCTGGCAGCGTAAATACGAATCCCGTCGTCATCCGAAGAATTATGGCCCAGCTGAAAAAAGCCGGTTTGATTAATGTCCGGCCCGGTGTTGGTGGTGCTACTCTATTGAAAGACCCCGCATCTATTAGCTTATTGGAAGTGTACAATGCGGTTGAAGTCATTGATGAGGGACCCTTGTTCCATTTTCATCCAAATCCTAGCCCGCGATGCCCTGTAGGCAGAACCATTGAAGCCTCCCTTACGGCAGAACTGACTGAAGCTCAAGCCGCTATGGAGCAGAGATTGAGCAGCGTTAGCATTGCGAAGATACTGGGACAAGTTTGTTAAAAAAAGCTCTTGCAATGGCTTTTTTACGCCCTCGTTGTAACTACTTAGGTTATAACAGTGAAGGTTTCAAAAGTAACT
This genomic window contains:
- a CDS encoding Rrf2 family transcriptional regulator: MKQFSSRFSMGVHILTLIAVMPGDCTGDMIAGSVNTNPVVIRRIMAQLKKAGLINVRPGVGGATLLKDPASISLLEVYNAVEVIDEGPLFHFHPNPSPRCPVGRTIEASLTAELTEAQAAMEQRLSSVSIAKILGQVC
- a CDS encoding TerD family protein — translated: MLMILAKGQKIDVTKGRGISDIVMGLSWQTADPAIDINASAFLLNQAGVCAKDEDMIFYNQPFSRQHAVAHSGPANGDRELIKISVGKVPSDIHKIAVTLTIHDGESHGQAFSQVRSAVGRIYNPINGEEIGRFNLGEGLSKETAIVVGEFYLHKGEWKFSAVGSGFEGGLAALVSSFGLKVYSESHAEVAAAAEPAVSPAKPHQLLKVELKKKESINIQKSSKVTATLEWQTDKDLDLYCFYVTKDKQVGKIYYRNLGSPHTAPYIQLDGDAMGHGKETIVIHRPEALSYVLFAAYSALSNGAGSFKSMKVRAIVDNHQGQTVTAPLLEKNDYAYWVAIAHIDFTDAKQMRVSHVEKYSKDGVERSPLLYEKGDFKMDVGPEEFKDDWD